From the genome of Vigna angularis cultivar LongXiaoDou No.4 chromosome 11, ASM1680809v1, whole genome shotgun sequence, one region includes:
- the LOC108332467 gene encoding protein FAR1-RELATED SEQUENCE 2, whose product MESQLVDRNDAMEVSGNMDLITYEVQVDQETYEVDPNEGCRVLETSSGGELGICDDDHAIQEPYEGMEFESEDAAKIFYDEYARRVGFVMRVMSCRRSERDGRILARRLGCNKEGYCVSIRGKFSSVRKPRASTREGCKAMIHIKYEKSGKWVITKFVKDHNHPLVVSPREARQTMDEKDKKIQELTAELRHKKRLCATYQEQLTSFMKVVEEHNEKLSTKIHRVVNNLKEFESIDEILHQT is encoded by the exons ATGGAATCTCAATTAGTTGACAGAAATGATGCTATGGAAGTTTCTGGGAATATGGATTTGATTACATATGAAGTTCAGGTAGATCAAGAAACATATGAAG TGGATCCAAACGAGGGGTGTAGAGTACTAGAGACTTCTTCTGGGGGAGAGTTGGGTATCTGTGATGATGATCATGCTATTCAGGAACCATATGAAGGCATGGAGTTTGAATCTGAAGATGCTGCTAAGATATTCTACGACGAATATGCACGACGTGTAGGATTTGTCATGCGTGTGATGTCATGCAGACGCTCAGAAAGGGATGGAAGGATTCTTGCCCGCAGGCTTGGGTGCAACAAAGAGGGTTATTGTGTCAGCATCCGAGGGAAATTTTCATCAGTTCGTAAACCTAGGGCCAGCACAAGGGAAGGGTGTAAGGCAATGATTCACATCAAATATGAGAAATCTGGAAAATGGGTGATAACAAAGTTTGTGAAGGATCATAATCATCCATTAGTAGTCTCTCCTCGTGAAGCACGCCAAACAATG GATGAGAAGGATAAGAAAATTCAGGAATTAACAGCAGAGCTTCGGCATAAAAAACGGTTGTGTGCGACATATCAAGAACAACTTACTTCCTTTATGAAGGTTGTTGAAGAGCACAATGAAAAGCTATCTACGAAAATTCATCGTGTAGTTAATAATCTCAAAGAATTTGAATCCATAGACGAGATTTTGCACCAAACATAG